From the Cryptomeria japonica chromosome 2, Sugi_1.0, whole genome shotgun sequence genome, one window contains:
- the LOC131867183 gene encoding uncharacterized protein LOC131867183, with protein MISAKPQDESMLLDAGRSNELWSMEFDGSCLSSGLGAGVILIPPHGKVIPYSFKLEFQNMNNMAEYEALLLGLAEAKRLQIKMLKVRGDAELIVKQVRGLFVVKNERLRHYRNRVRDEIEAFDVFSIEAIPREFNSKEDSLVESAALLVPHPVFTIDTYRVELVYKPSVLDNSES; from the coding sequence ATGATATCGGCTAAACCTCAGGATGAGAGTATGTTATTGGATGCAGGTAGGTCTAATGAActttggtctatggaatttgatgggagttgtttgTCTTCTGGGTTAGGGGCTGGGGTCATTTTGATACCTCCCCATGGAAAGGTCATTCCTTATTCTTTCAAGTTGGAATTCCAAAACATGAATAATATGGCCGAATATGAGGCCTTGCTATTAGGACTGGCTGAAGCAAAGAGgttgcaaatcaaaatgttgaaggtGAGAGGTGATGCAGAACTTATTGTTAAGCAGGTGAGGGGCTTATTTGTGgtaaaaaatgagagattgagacaCTATAGGAATCGTGTTAGGGATGAGATTGAAGCCTTCGATGTTTTTTCAATTGAAGCCATTCCTAGGGAGTTTAATTCGAAGGAAGATTCTTTGGTGGAATCTGCAGCCTTACTGGTTCCACACCCAGTTTTCACAATCGACACTTACAGGGTTGAACTAGTTTATAAACCTAGTGTACTAGATAATTCTGAATCCTAG